Proteins found in one Cinclus cinclus chromosome 8, bCinCin1.1, whole genome shotgun sequence genomic segment:
- the SPATA6 gene encoding spermatogenesis-associated protein 6, whose translation MPRKALRCGLQLELRSITCPGVLLKDKQELYLNVFVLGQYSKTECVPAVFPLFFQERLVFEKEFANIVDPGDLVKLLEFDTAVLELIQLVPPVGKVLATYEENTRDFLFPDPKLTHGHRGLEREILMKRSPSFTGIAPKLRFSTISIISDSLLSLGRSHIQADTNWVLHSTLNGKMHSKLPKKSPRPAEKGRQSSALKSYEQPTIASKSRSPSPYTRRRMCELSEEARQRLAHLNLGPHEFRRDTDKPPFVIRRVGQPSPGAKLHPWCSLRESTAEAGPKIPHDPSPLDSYRPKKTEAKSPSGKVLDSSAVCMEDVSPEPPKRESHSAASLEHSAPPAAQEPSPRRTSPSSVLNRSSLRERFSIGWPSPANGDEIHKRVRNILRTHSARQRLIFDDLPQTREPSDNVPLTMSELRSSTRVQQNTPVHLDNGECWSGPAAVYKEKPHRAILEETLAKIYRNMYQRTAGAVSEHKTHS comes from the exons ATGCCGCGGAAAGCGCTGCGCTGcggcctgcagctggagctccgCTCG ATCACTTGTCCTGGAGTGCTGCTGAAAGACAAACAGGAGCTTTATCTCAATGTTTTTGTACTTGGGCAGTACAGCAAAACTGAATGTGTCCCTGCAGTGTTCCCACTCTTCTTTCAAGAAAGACTAGTATTTGAAAAG gaatTTGCTAATATAGTTGATCCTGGAGACCTTGTGAAGTTGCTGGAGT TTGACACAGCAGTACTTGAACTAATACAGCTCGTTCCTCCAG tgggAAAAGTTCTAGCTAcatatgaagaaaatacaaGAGATTTCCTGTTCCCTGACCCTAAGCTTACCCATGGGCACCGTGGTTTGGAGCGTGAGATTTTAATGAAGAGGTCCCCGTCTTTCACA GGAATTGCACCAAAATTGAGATTTTCTACAATCTCCATTATTTCAGACAGTCTGTTAAGCTTAGGAAGGAGTCACATACAG GCTGATACAAACTGGGTGCTTCACTCAACCCTAAATGGAAAAATGCACTCAAAGCTCCCAAAGAAAAGCCCTCGTCCAGCTGAgaagggcaggcagagctcGGCACTGAAGAGCTACGAGCAGCCCACCATCGCCTCCAAGTCGCGCTCCCCGTCCCCGTACACCAGGCGCCGCATGTGTGAGCTCTCGGAGGAGGCCAGGCAGAGACTGGCCCACCTGAACCTGGGACCTCACGAGTTCAGGAGAGACACTGACAAACCTCCCTTTGTCATCAGACGG GTTGGACAACCAAGTCCTGGTGCTAAACTTCATCCCTGGTGTTCCCTGCGAGAAAGCACAGCAGAAGCTGGGCCCAAGATACCCCATG atCCTTCTCCTCTTGACAGTTACAGACCCAAGAAAACTGAA GCAAAATCTCCCAGTGGAAAAGTCTTGGACAGTTCTGCTGTTTGCATGGAGGATGTGAGCCCAGAGCCACCCAAGAGAGAGTCCcattctgctgcttctttggAGCATtcagcacctccagcagctcaggagccTTCTCCAAGAAGAACTTCTCCGAGTTCTGTGCTGAATCGATCTTCTCTGAGAGAAAG ATTTAGCATTGGTTGGCCTTCACCAGCAAATGGAGATGAGATCCATAAAAGagtgagaaatattttaaggacACACAGTGCTAGACAGCGCCTAATATTT gacGATTTGCCTCAGACAAGAGAACCTTCAGATAATGTGCCCTTAACCATGAGTGAGCTGCGGAGCAG TACTCGAGTGCAGCAGAACACTCCTGTTCATTTGGATAATGGTGAATGTTGGTCTGGTCCTGCAGCTGTATACAAAGAGAAGCCTCACAGAGCAATCTTGGAGGAGACGCTCGCAAAAATATATAGAAACATGTACCAAAGAACTGCAGGTGCTGTCTCAGAGCACAAAACACATTCCTGA